The region GTTACACCCGCATGCCGGGAACTTGCAAATGAACAATGAATTTTATCCATTCCGGATGACATGTCAATAAGAATCAGTGGCAAGGGCCCGATGTTCGATCTTGACGCATTTGTCCTGCACCACGGTCATCCCCGCCGCGCGAAGGCGCCTGGCCGCTTCGTTGTTGACTATGCCAAGCTGAAGCCACGCAACTTTGGGCCCTTTGGCGATCACTTCGTCCACCAGCCCGCCGATAAGCTCCGCCCGCATGAAAAAGTCCACAATGTCCACTTCGCCTGGTATCTCTGGAAGCTTTGCGTACGCTTTTATCCCTTTCCAGCCTCTCTCGTTGAGGGCGGGGTTTACCGGGATGATGGTATAACCGTGATCCATAAGATAGGCGGCCACATCGTTGGATGCCCTCCCAGGCTTGTCCGAAAGGCCGACAACGGCGATGGTTTTGGCCGATTTTAGAATTCCGGCTATCACGTCCGCCGGAGGATTCCCTTCCGGCCCCGGAGGTCTTTTGCTGATATCGCACGATTCTGGCATAGCGGGCCTTTCTTGCGGCGTGGGACCCTGCGGCTCACTTCACGCCTGCGTCTATCTCTTTTTTAAGGAATTCCCGAAGGTTCGCCGACACCTTGCGCGGGATGTCCTGGGCTGGCGATCCTTCCTTCCTGTATAGCTCAACTGCCCTGCGCAAGGTGTTTATGAAGGCCACGCAAGGTTCGCACCCCTTGATATGCGCCTCTATCTGGCCGCAGATGTCTGGATCTAAATCCCTGTCGATATAGTCGCTTATTTTCTCGAATATCTCACGGCATTTCATCTTGTCGGTCATCGTTCATTCCCGATTTTTCCGGCGCTGGTCATGTCCAGCGTCCCGTCAAAGTATTTGGTGAGCGCCTCCCGCAACACCAGACGCGCCCTGTGAAGCCGAGACTTCACCGCAGCCACCGTCATGTTGAGTATCTGGCCGATCTCTATGTTCGAAAACCCCTCCACGTCCTTCATAATCAACACTATGCGTTTGTCCTCGGGGAGGCTGGATATGATCGTGTCCAGCAGGCGCTTTATCTCGTCGTTCCCGTGCATCAGCGCCGGATTTTTCGACCAGTCAACAATCTCCCTTTGCAGCGACGACCCGTCAAACTCCAGCGGCTTGTCTATCGAAACCAGGTCCACCTTCTTTTTCTTCCTGATCCGCATCAGGCATCCGTTGGTGGCTATCTTGAAAAGCCATGTGGAAAACGCCGACTCCCCCCGGAACGACTCCAGCGACTTGTACACCTGCAGGAACGTCTCCTGCAAAACGTCCTCCGCGTCCTCTTGGCTGTTCAAGAACTTAACGCAATGGTTGTAGACCCTGCTTTCGTACTTGTTGACAATGCGCTCAAAGGCCCTGAACGAACCGGCCTTGACCTGCGCGATAAACTCCAGGTCCTCGGCCTTGTTCTCTTCGGCCCCGGACGCGGCCTCGCCGTTAGCTGTATCTGTCGCCATTTTGGATGCCGCCGGACGTTAATAGGTTCTTAAATGAATTGAAAACCGGCATCATGCTAGCAATTTGCGGGCCAAGTGGCAAGGGGTAAGCATTTATAACAAATCGTCAGAGCCGCTTCAAAAAAATCCCGCTCGGCGGGGCGTTGTAGCGCCAGACGCGGTCTCCCCGCTGTTCTAAAACAGCGCCACGAGGAATCCGGGGTGACCGCCCTTGCGGGCTACAACACCCCGGACAGCAATTCGTTCCCCCCTGGGAGCGCGGGCATCTTGCCCGCAATCGGTATGTCGCGGATCAATACCGCGATATACCGAAAAAGAACTATGGCGCTATCGTTACCGGTGTTTTATTGGGCGCGGTTTTTCCTTCTGAACGCCGCCATCGAAACGGCATTCAGAAGATGCGGGCAAGATTGCCCGCGCTACCAAAAGAACCGTGGTCAGCGACCACGGGGAAGCGTTAAGAGGCGACCACGGGGAAGCGCCAATAGAGGTGGCCACGGGGAAGCGGGAAAAATATTGCGGGCAATTCGCTGTGGCCGAGCCACTCGCTGTGGCCGAGCCACCCCGCGCTCCGAGGGAATTTGAAAAATACGCTCTTGATTTTGTGCAGGATCGTTGTGATAGAATAATACAACCAAACGCGGTCTGCTTTGGTTCTGTCTTTTGTAGTTTCACAACTGGAGGCTTGCCAAAATGCCGGATGAGAAACCCCATGACAAGAATATGGAAGTTCTCACCAGGGCCATTGTAGAGGCCATAACCAAGTCCAGGGAAGTGCGCGAGGCTGTCCGCAAGCTTTCCGAGACGGACGAGGTATGCTCCAAGTCTTTCATGGTGCTCATGCTAAAGGTGGCAAACCTGGCGGACACTATGGGGCTGGACTTTCCGGACGTATGCGGCCATGACGCGGCCCCGCGCAAAACAAGGTCCAGGGCCGATGAAGGAACCGGGGAAAACGCTCCCAAGCCGGAGGCGGTGGAGGACGGCCGCGCCCTTTCCAAGCGGGAAAAGGAGTTCCGCGAATTCTTGGCCGAAAACTTCGACACCGAAGCATGGCTTAAGAAACTTGGCCTGAAGTTCTGATCCGGCCGTCCAGGCCGTTTTACCGAGATGAGGCCATGGCTTGCGATCATAATGTTCCTGGCGGTTTTCGCGCCATTTGAGCAAGGCTGCCACCCCCATATGGACCAGACGGACCTTCGCAACGCAAAACGCATGATGATCGAGGCGCACCTAAAGGGGCGCGGGATCACCAACGCCGATGTGCTGGCCGCCATGGAATCGGTCCCCAGGGAAAAATTCGTGGACAAGGCGTATATGAGCCAGGCATATGACGATAACCCTCTTCCGATTGGCTCCGGACAGACCATAAGCCAGCCGTATATCGTGGCGCTTATGACACAGGCGTTGACCATCAAAAAAACCGACAAGGTCCTTGAAATCGGCTCCGGTTCCGGATATCAGGCTGCTGTGCTCTCCGAACTGGCCGGGGAAGTTTATACAATCGAGATTCATGACACCCTGGCCACGGAGGCGGCCGAAAGGCTTAAGCGGCTCGGCTACTCAAACGTGGCTGTCAAATGCGCCGACGGTTATTCTGGATGGCCGGAACACGCCCCTTTCGACAAGATAATACTAACAGCCGCGCCAGGCCATGTGCCCGCCCCGCTCGAGGCCCAGCTTGCCGAGGGGGGGCGGATTATCCTGCCGGTCGGGGGAGGATTCATCCAGGATCTGGTGATAGGCGTGAAGAAGAGCGGCGTGGTGACATACAAGGATATAACCGCGGTGCGTTTCGTGCCGATGACAGGCGTCATTGAAAACGACTGACCGTTACACTACAATCAGACCCCGGGGAAACCTGTAATGACGGAGAATTGATGTCAAAGCGATATGTCTGCGTCCACGGCCATTTTTACCAGCCTCCGAGGGAAAATCCATGGCTTGAAATGATAGAAGTGCAGGATTCGGCCAGCCCCTACCACGACTGGAACGAGCGCATCAACCGGGAATGCTACGCGCCGAACACGGTCTCCCGCATCCTCAACGGAGGCGGGCGCCTCAAGGAAATCGTAAACAACTTCGAGAAAATAAGCTTCAACGTCGGCCCCACCCTTTTTGGCTGGCTTGAAAAGCGCGATCCGCTCACCTACGGCAGGATTATCGCGGCGGACAAGGCCAGCGCCCACAGGAGGGGGGGGCATGGCTCGGCGTTGGCCCAGGCATACAACCACATGATCATGCCGCTCGCCTCCGAGCACGACAAGAAAACGCAAATACTGTGGGGGATAGCCGATTTTGCCCACAGGTTTGACAGGCCGCCGGAGGGGATGTGGCTTCCGGAGACAGCGGTGGACAAAAGGACTCTCCAACTGATGAGCGAAGCAGGAGTCAAATTCACCATCCTGTGCCAGCGGCAGGCTGCGTCGGTGAAGGAAAGAGGGGAGAAAGAATGGAAGAATCCAGCGTCCGCCATCGACCCGTCCAGGGCGTATACCTGCCCGCTGGACGGCGAAGGATCGATATCAGTTTTCTTCTACGACGGCCCGATAAGCCAGGCTGTGGCCTTCGAAGGGATTTTAAGCAGCGCCGACAGGTTTGTCGAAAGGATCAGGGGGGGCTTTTCCGACCACCGGACCTGGCCCCAACTGGTGAATATCGCCACCGACGGCGAATCATACGGCCATCACCACAAGTTCGGCGACATGACACTGGCATACGCCCTTCATCACTTTGAACAGGCACACGACACCGTGCTGACAAATTACGGGGAGTTTTTGGACCTTTATCCGCCCGAAGCGGAAGTCCATATCCATGAAAATTCCGCATGGTCGTGCGCCCACGGGGTGGAGCGCTGGAAGAGCGACTGCGGCTGCAGGATCGGGGGGAATCCCGGCTGGAACCAGAAATGGAGGACCCCATTGCGGGAAGCGCTGGACAGCCTCAAGAAAAAGCTCGATGAGGTCTTCGAGATGGAGGGCAAAGCGGTCTTCACCGATCCGTGGGAAGCGCGCAACGGCTACATAAAGGTGATTCTGGACAGGCGCGAGGCGGACCGGTTCCTGGCCATGGCGTCCGGCCGCGAGCTTTCAAGGGAAGAAAAGATAAAGGCGTTGAAGCTTCTGGAAATGCAACGGCACGGGATGCTCATGTTCACGTCGTGCGGCTGGTTTTTCGACGACGTGTCCGGCATAGAGACGGTGCAGATATTAAAATACGCCTGCTGGGCGATGCAGCTTTGCGAAGAGGTGTCCGGTGTGCGCTGCGAGGATGAATTCCTGGAGACCCTGAGCCTGGCCAAAAGCAATGTGACCGTCCACGGCGACGCCGCCCAAATTTACCAACGGCATGTGCGGCCGGACAAGGCGACACTGGGCCGCGTGGTGGCCAACTATTCCATTTCAAAGGCCCTGGGCCAGGACACACAGCCAACCATGGGGGAGGCTTTCAGGATAACCGAGCATGGCCATGCGGGGGAGGAGCATGGGGACAACGCCCTGTTCTTGCAAAGAGCCCGGGCAGAATCGCTTATCACCCTGGAGGAGAGTTGGTTTCTTGTGGCCACGTTAAAGCTTGGCGGCACGGACATTTCCTGCTTCGTAAAGCCCGATGGGGAGGAACTGGCCTTTGGAACCGCCGTCACCAGGCTTTTCGCCGCGTGGAACCGCCGCCCCATCACGGAGGTCATAAGGATGCTCGACGAGATGTTCGGCCACGGCCAGACATACACCCTCAAGGACCTTTTCGTGGAACAGCGCCGCAAGACCGTCAGCGGCATCATGGCCGGGCAGGTAAGCCGTTTCGCCGACACATACAAGAGCCTGTTCTGGGAGAACAGGAGGCTTATGGACTATTTCATAGACATAGGCGTGCCAATCCCCATGGAACTTAAGCTCGTGGCGCAATACATATTGGAAAAAGAGACCCTGTCCATCGCGGCGGACATAGAAAGCCAGGACTCCCTGGACAAACTGGGCGACATCATGTGGGACATGCAGAAGTGGGGGATCGAAGTGGAGTTGATGGCGGTCAAAAAGGAGCTGGAGACCCGGCTGCTGGGCAGGTTGAAAGAGACTCTCGAAAAACGCGACCTGCGGGGGGTGGCCGCGATCACAAGGATACTCCTGGGCCTGACCTCCTCCGGCCTTTCCATTGATGTATGGAGCCTGCAGAACATTTTCGCGGAAATATACGCCGAAAGGTCAAGAAAGCCCGCCGATCCTTTCTATGGCAGCCGCGAACTCAAGAAGCTCGGAATCCTCCTGAGCTTCGCCCAGGAGGAGCCCCGCGGGGCCTGATCCGGCTACACGGTCTCGCGGGTGGCCAGCCTCTCTATCCGGCTCTTTGCGTCGAGGACCTTGCGGGCAAAATTCATCACCACAACCTCGCCGCTTTCCAGCCTTTCGTCCAGCCTGCCAGGGCCGATGTTGTACGCCTCCAGCGCAAGCCTTGTGCTCCCGTACCGCTCTGTCATTTTTTTCAGGTAGAACGAGCCGACCTTCAGGTTTGTCTCCACGTCGAAAAGCCTTGAGGCCACCAGCGGGTGTATCTCCATCTCGCCGGCCAGGTAACGGGCCACAAAAGGCCGCACCTGCATAAGCCCCATGGCGCCCTGGCTGGACACCGCCGTCAGGTGGAATCCGCTCTCGATTTCAATAAGGGCAAGCAACAGGAACGGATTATGCCCATAGTCCTCGCTTTGACGGATTATGGACAACGCCAACTGCATCTTTTCGCCGGAATTCAACTCGACGGCCTTGACGTTGAGGATATGCATGACCCCGGAAATTTCCTGGGCGGCCTCAAGCCTTTCAAGGGAAACATCGAACTCCCTTTCCTTAAGCATCGTGTCGTTTGCGCTGAATATGCCTCCAAGCGCAAACTGGACAGTGATGGCGATAAGGTACAGGGGAATAAAAATCCTTTTTATCAAGATTCTTTCCTTCGCTTTGTTTTAGTTTGGAATGAAATTTGTATGGTTGGCTGTTGTGTGGTTAGCCGTCGCCGTTTAGTGGCTGCACTTACTGCTTCATAGGGGTTTATATAACCCTTAATAGAGGCCAAAGTCAACCCTAAATAGCGGCATTAGAAGCAAGCATGAACAAAAACAATGTGATAGAATGACAATGGGTGGTGTTGGAACTTATTACGGCGCAAGAATCTGTCAAACTTTTGGCGGAGAACGCCCAGTCACCAGGATGACGCTGTCATGATCATCAAGTGCCCTCGTTGCGCATCGCGATATAAAATTGACGCCTCTTCGGTGAGCGAGGAGGGGCAGTTTGCAAAGTGCGCCAAGTGCGAGAACGTGTTTTTCATCCGCAAACGCCCTGATGAAGAGATAGCCCGCCTCAAGGAACGCAAGGAGGGGAAAAAAGCGCCACTGCCCACCCCCCAGGTTGAAGAGAAAAGACCTGCGGCCGTCACCGCGCCCCAAGAGCAGCCGGCTGAGATGATCGAGCCGGCGATGGAGGCGGAAAAGGTGTCCATGGAACCGATCCAGGCGCCGCCTGCGGAACGCATGGAGGAGGCCTCGATTACCGCCGATGAAACGCCGACCGAGCATTTCAATATTCCAACTAAGACCGAAGGACCAGCGCTGGAGAAGTCTTCTGGAGAAGAGATCGTTATACAGTCCGACGACATCGCGGCGCTGATCGCCGCCAACGCTCCGAAAGCGGAGCCAGTGAAAGAAGAACCGGCGGAGGTAAGCCAGGACGACATCGCGGCGTTGATCGCCGCCAACGCGCCCCAGCCGGAACCTGTGAAAGAAGAATCTGCGGGGGTAAGCCAGGACGATATCGCGGCGTTGATCGCCGCCAACGCGCCCCAGCCGGAACCTGTGAAAGAAGAACCTGCGGGGGTAAGCCAGGACGACATCGCGGCGCTGATCGCCGCCAACGCTCCGAAACCTGCGCCTGTGAAAGAAGAACCTGCGGGGGTAAGCCAGGACGACATCGCGGCGCTGATCGCCGCCAACGCTCCGAAAGCGGAGCCTGTGAAAGAAGAACCGGCGGAGGTAAGCCAAGACGACATCGCGGCTTTGATCGCCGCCAACGCTCCGAAACCTGCGCCTGTGAAAGAAGAACCTGCGGGGGTAAGCCAGGACGACATCGCGGCTTTGATCGCCGCCAACGCTCCCAAACCCGCGCCTGTGAAAGAAGAACTTGCGGAGGTAAGCCAGGACGACATCGCGGCTTTAATCGCCGCCAACGCTCCCAAACCCGCGCCTGTGAAAGAAGAACCTGCGGAGGTAAGCCAGGACGATATCGCGGCTTTGATCGCCGCCAACGCTCCGAAACCTGCGCCTGTGAAAGAGGAACCGGAGGGGGTACGCCAGGACGACATCGCGGCTTTAATCGCCGCCAACGCTCCGAAATCCGCGCCTGTGAAAGAAGAACCGGCGGCGATTGTGGAATCCGCTGGCGGGCAGGATGACATAGATTCTCTTCTTGCCGCATATTCGCCAAAGGACTCCGGCGCTAAACAGGCCGCTTCGGCCGCCCCGGCTGGCCAGCAAGATGAGATAGACGCGCTTCTGGCCTCCGTCATGCCCGGCGGGGCCGGGAGCCCGAAACCCAAAGCGGCTCCCGGGAAAAAGGAAGGCGAAATTATTTCACAATCCGATCTTGACGCTCTTTTAATGCAGCCGGCCCCCGCCGCCGCGCCGGTCGCTCAGGCGGAGGCCCAGGAAAAGGAGCCGGAAACATATATATCGCAGGACGACATCGACACCATCCTTGGCGGCGAAACGATGGTGGAGGAAAAGGCCGCCACGGCCGTGGCCCCGGCTGAAAAGGAAAGCGATGAAGAAGGATTCCTCACGCAGGACACGCTTGACGCGCTTTTGATGGAGGCGGGAAGCGGCGATGTCGAAAAAGCGGCTGAAACACTGGCCCCGGCGCTGGCAGAATCTCCGGACCTGGAGCTTGACAGGATATTGTCCGGAGGCGGGGAGACCGGACTGGAATCGCTGTTCGAGGAGACCGGCGGCGCGATGGCCGCGGCCGAACCCGCAGCCGCGCCTCAAAAGGCCGCCCAACCGGCCCCGGAAGTCTCCATGCCTGCGCCGTCATTCGATAAAACGATGGTGATCCCCCCTCCCGCCATGATCGAGGAAGAGGAGGAGCTTCCGCTGGACAGGCGGATAC is a window of Nitrospinota bacterium DNA encoding:
- a CDS encoding zinc-ribbon domain-containing protein, whose product is MIIKCPRCASRYKIDASSVSEEGQFAKCAKCENVFFIRKRPDEEIARLKERKEGKKAPLPTPQVEEKRPAAVTAPQEQPAEMIEPAMEAEKVSMEPIQAPPAERMEEASITADETPTEHFNIPTKTEGPALEKSSGEEIVIQSDDIAALIAANAPKAEPVKEEPAEVSQDDIAALIAANAPQPEPVKEESAGVSQDDIAALIAANAPQPEPVKEEPAGVSQDDIAALIAANAPKPAPVKEEPAGVSQDDIAALIAANAPKAEPVKEEPAEVSQDDIAALIAANAPKPAPVKEEPAGVSQDDIAALIAANAPKPAPVKEELAEVSQDDIAALIAANAPKPAPVKEEPAEVSQDDIAALIAANAPKPAPVKEEPEGVRQDDIAALIAANAPKSAPVKEEPAAIVESAGGQDDIDSLLAAYSPKDSGAKQAASAAPAGQQDEIDALLASVMPGGAGSPKPKAAPGKKEGEIISQSDLDALLMQPAPAAAPVAQAEAQEKEPETYISQDDIDTILGGETMVEEKAATAVAPAEKESDEEGFLTQDTLDALLMEAGSGDVEKAAETLAPALAESPDLELDRILSGGGETGLESLFEETGGAMAAAEPAAAPQKAAQPAPEVSMPAPSFDKTMVIPPPAMIEEEEELPLDRRIQMEHEDEHRAKFQLRMPAFVTAVIGKIMPLLRKIHIPAIKLPFKLPFRIPLIGALPPRAVGILAGAVAAVVIGTGVGGYLFLSGGKAKPVEQAAVETGKAPGAGPAKEAKPEDVKQAVAVKPSGPTVKLGVYLPVDFDAEATRIMNMDVELIFDSDIMAGAVRDRMFFTEVTVEKQIDSFFRDKFYEETVFAQDKLEEYLVQNLKAVEQFAGLKDVKLRNFAVE
- a CDS encoding zf-HC2 domain-containing protein, yielding MTDKMKCREIFEKISDYIDRDLDPDICGQIEAHIKGCEPCVAFINTLRRAVELYRKEGSPAQDIPRKVSANLREFLKKEIDAGVK
- a CDS encoding protein-L-isoaspartate(D-aspartate) O-methyltransferase, with amino-acid sequence MRPWLAIIMFLAVFAPFEQGCHPHMDQTDLRNAKRMMIEAHLKGRGITNADVLAAMESVPREKFVDKAYMSQAYDDNPLPIGSGQTISQPYIVALMTQALTIKKTDKVLEIGSGSGYQAAVLSELAGEVYTIEIHDTLATEAAERLKRLGYSNVAVKCADGYSGWPEHAPFDKIILTAAPGHVPAPLEAQLAEGGRIILPVGGGFIQDLVIGVKKSGVVTYKDITAVRFVPMTGVIEND
- a CDS encoding sigma-70 family RNA polymerase sigma factor produces the protein MATDTANGEAASGAEENKAEDLEFIAQVKAGSFRAFERIVNKYESRVYNHCVKFLNSQEDAEDVLQETFLQVYKSLESFRGESAFSTWLFKIATNGCLMRIRKKKKVDLVSIDKPLEFDGSSLQREIVDWSKNPALMHGNDEIKRLLDTIISSLPEDKRIVLIMKDVEGFSNIEIGQILNMTVAAVKSRLHRARLVLREALTKYFDGTLDMTSAGKIGNER
- a CDS encoding lytic transglycosylase domain-containing protein; translation: MIKRIFIPLYLIAITVQFALGGIFSANDTMLKEREFDVSLERLEAAQEISGVMHILNVKAVELNSGEKMQLALSIIRQSEDYGHNPFLLLALIEIESGFHLTAVSSQGAMGLMQVRPFVARYLAGEMEIHPLVASRLFDVETNLKVGSFYLKKMTERYGSTRLALEAYNIGPGRLDERLESGEVVVMNFARKVLDAKSRIERLATRETV
- a CDS encoding CoA-binding protein, with product MPESCDISKRPPGPEGNPPADVIAGILKSAKTIAVVGLSDKPGRASNDVAAYLMDHGYTIIPVNPALNERGWKGIKAYAKLPEIPGEVDIVDFFMRAELIGGLVDEVIAKGPKVAWLQLGIVNNEAARRLRAAGMTVVQDKCVKIEHRALATDSY
- a CDS encoding DUF3536 domain-containing protein, with the translated sequence MSKRYVCVHGHFYQPPRENPWLEMIEVQDSASPYHDWNERINRECYAPNTVSRILNGGGRLKEIVNNFEKISFNVGPTLFGWLEKRDPLTYGRIIAADKASAHRRGGHGSALAQAYNHMIMPLASEHDKKTQILWGIADFAHRFDRPPEGMWLPETAVDKRTLQLMSEAGVKFTILCQRQAASVKERGEKEWKNPASAIDPSRAYTCPLDGEGSISVFFYDGPISQAVAFEGILSSADRFVERIRGGFSDHRTWPQLVNIATDGESYGHHHKFGDMTLAYALHHFEQAHDTVLTNYGEFLDLYPPEAEVHIHENSAWSCAHGVERWKSDCGCRIGGNPGWNQKWRTPLREALDSLKKKLDEVFEMEGKAVFTDPWEARNGYIKVILDRREADRFLAMASGRELSREEKIKALKLLEMQRHGMLMFTSCGWFFDDVSGIETVQILKYACWAMQLCEEVSGVRCEDEFLETLSLAKSNVTVHGDAAQIYQRHVRPDKATLGRVVANYSISKALGQDTQPTMGEAFRITEHGHAGEEHGDNALFLQRARAESLITLEESWFLVATLKLGGTDISCFVKPDGEELAFGTAVTRLFAAWNRRPITEVIRMLDEMFGHGQTYTLKDLFVEQRRKTVSGIMAGQVSRFADTYKSLFWENRRLMDYFIDIGVPIPMELKLVAQYILEKETLSIAADIESQDSLDKLGDIMWDMQKWGIEVELMAVKKELETRLLGRLKETLEKRDLRGVAAITRILLGLTSSGLSIDVWSLQNIFAEIYAERSRKPADPFYGSRELKKLGILLSFAQEEPRGA